A genomic stretch from Kogia breviceps isolate mKogBre1 chromosome 1, mKogBre1 haplotype 1, whole genome shotgun sequence includes:
- the GJA4 gene encoding gap junction alpha-4 protein isoform X1, with protein sequence MGDWGFLEKLLDQVQEHSTVVGKIWLTVLFIFRILILGLAGESVWGDEQSDFECNTAQPGCTNVCYDQAFPISHIRYWVLQFLFVSTPTLVYLGHVIYLSRREERLRQKEGELRALPAKDPRVERALAAIERQMAKISVAEDGHLRIRGALMGTYVASVLCKSVLEAGFLYGQWRLYGWTMEPVFVCQRSPCPYLVDCFVSRPTEKTIFIIFMLVVGLISLVLNLLELAYLLCRCLNRGMRARQSQDMPPAQGTSSEPYADQVFFYLPVGEGPSSPPCPTYNGLSSSEQNWANLTTEERLASSRTPLFLDPPPQSGRKSPSRPSSSASKKQYV encoded by the coding sequence ATGGGCGACTGGGGCTTCCTTGAGAAGCTGCTGGACCAGGTCCAGGAGCACTCGACCGTGGTGGGCAAGATCTGGCTGACGGTCCTTTTCATCTTCCGCATCCTCATCCTGGGCCTGGCTGGCGAGTCAGTGTGGGGCGACGAGCAGTCGGATTTCGAGTGTAACACGGCCCAGCCGGGCTGCACCAACGTCTGCTACGACCAGGCCTTCCCCATCTCCCACATCCGCTACTGGGTGCTGCAGTTCCTCTTCGTCAGCACGCCCACCCTGGTCTACCTGGGCCATGTCATTTACCTGTCTCGGCGCGAGGAGCGGCTGCGGCAGAAAGAGGGAGAGCTGCGGGCACTGCCGGCCAAGGACCCGCGCGTGGAGCGGGCACTGGCAGCCATAGAGCGACAGATGGCCAAGATCTCGGTGGCGGAGGACGGTCACCTGCGGATCCGCGGGGCGCTGATGGGCACCTATGTGGCCAGCGTGCTCTGCAAGAGTGTGCTAGAGGCAGGCTTCCTGTACGGCCAGTGGCGTCTCTACGGCTGGACCATGGAGCCTGTGTTCGTGTGCCAGCGCTCACCCTGCCCCTACCTCGTAGACTGCTTTGTCTCACGCCCCACGGAGAAGACTATCTTCATCATCTTCATGCTGGTGGTTGGACTCATCTCCCTGGTGCTCAACCTGCTGGAGCTGGCGTACCTGCTGTGCCGCTGCCTCAACCGGGGGATGAGGGCCCGGCAGAGCCAGGACatgcccccagcccagggcaccTCCTCGGAGCCTTATGCTGACCAGGTCTTCTTCTACCTCCCCGTGGGTGAGGGGCCCTCATCCCCGCCGTGCCCCACCTACAACGGGCTCTCGTCCAGTGAGCAGAACTGGGCCAACCTGACTACGGAGGAGAGGCTGGCTTCTTCCAGAACACCCCTCTTCCTGGACCCACCCCCCCAGAGTGGCCGGAAATCCCCCAGTCGCCCCAGCAGCTCTGCTTCCAAGAAACAGTATGTATAA
- the GJB3 gene encoding gap junction beta-3 protein — protein MDWKTLQALLSGVNKYSTAFGRIWLSVVFVFRVLVYVVAAERVWGDEQKDFDCNTKQPGCTNVCYDEFFPVSNIRLWALQLIFVTCPSLLVILHVAYREERERRHRQKHGDQCAKLYDNAGKKHGGLWWTYLFSLVFKLLIEFLFLYLLHTLWYGFSMPRLVQCANVAPCPNIVDCYIARPTEKKLFTYFMVGASAVCIVLTFCEICYLVFHRVVRSLPRKSGPRGRSPPSSTSRASTCHCHHKLVEAGELGPDSGDDKLCASAPNMTPI, from the coding sequence ATGGACTGGAAGACGCTCCAGGCCCTACTGAGCGGGGTGAACAAGTACTCCACAGCCTTCGGCCGCATCTGGCTGTCGGTGGTGTTCGTCTTCCGCGTGCTGGTGTACGTGGTGGCGGCCGAGCGCGTGTGGGGGGACGAGCAAAAGGACTTTGACTGCAACACCAAGCAGCCGGGCTGCACCAACGTCTGCTACGACGAGTTCTTCCCCGTCTCCAACATCCGCCTCTGGGCCCTGCAGCTCATCTTCGTCACGTGCCCCTCGCTGCTGGTCATCCTGCACGTGGCCTACCGCGAGGAGCGGGAGCGGCGGCACCGCCAGAAACACGGCGACCAGTGCGCCAAGCTGTACGACAACGCGGGCAAGAAGCACGGCGGCCTCTGGTGGACCTACCTGTTCAGCCTCGTCTTCAAGCTCCTCATCGAATTCCTCTTCCTCTACTTGCTGCACACTCTCTGGTACGGCTTCAGCATGCCCCGCCTGGTCCAGTGCGCCAACGTGGCCCCCTGCCCCAACATCGTGGACTGCTACATCGCCCGGCCCACCGAGAAGAAGCTCTTCACCTACTTCATGGTGGGCGCCTCCGCCGTCTGCATCGTGCTCACCTTCTGCGAGATCTGCTACCTCGTCTTCCACAGGGTCGTGCGAAGCCTTCCCAGAAAGAGCGGCCCCCGGGGCCGCAGCCCCCCATCCTCCACCAGCCGGGCCTCCACCTGCCACTGCCACCACAAGCTGGTGGAGGCCGGAGAGTTGGGCCCGGATTCCGGCGACGACAAGCTATGTGCTTCGGCACCCAACATGACCCCCATCTGA
- the GJA4 gene encoding gap junction alpha-4 protein isoform X2: protein MGDWGFLEKLLDQVQEHSTVVGKIWLTVLFIFRILILGLAGESVWGDEQSDFECNTAQPGCTNVCYDQAFPISHIRYWVLQFLFVSTPTLVYLGHVIYLSRREERLRQKEGELRALPAKDPRVERALAAIERQMAKISVAEDGHLRIRGALMGTYVASVLCKSVLEAGFLYGQWRLYGWTMEPVFVCQRSPCPYLVDCFVSRPTEKTIFIIFMLVVGLISLVLNLLELAYLLCRWALIPAVPHLQRALVQ, encoded by the exons ATGGGCGACTGGGGCTTCCTTGAGAAGCTGCTGGACCAGGTCCAGGAGCACTCGACCGTGGTGGGCAAGATCTGGCTGACGGTCCTTTTCATCTTCCGCATCCTCATCCTGGGCCTGGCTGGCGAGTCAGTGTGGGGCGACGAGCAGTCGGATTTCGAGTGTAACACGGCCCAGCCGGGCTGCACCAACGTCTGCTACGACCAGGCCTTCCCCATCTCCCACATCCGCTACTGGGTGCTGCAGTTCCTCTTCGTCAGCACGCCCACCCTGGTCTACCTGGGCCATGTCATTTACCTGTCTCGGCGCGAGGAGCGGCTGCGGCAGAAAGAGGGAGAGCTGCGGGCACTGCCGGCCAAGGACCCGCGCGTGGAGCGGGCACTGGCAGCCATAGAGCGACAGATGGCCAAGATCTCGGTGGCGGAGGACGGTCACCTGCGGATCCGCGGGGCGCTGATGGGCACCTATGTGGCCAGCGTGCTCTGCAAGAGTGTGCTAGAGGCAGGCTTCCTGTACGGCCAGTGGCGTCTCTACGGCTGGACCATGGAGCCTGTGTTCGTGTGCCAGCGCTCACCCTGCCCCTACCTCGTAGACTGCTTTGTCTCACGCCCCACGGAGAAGACTATCTTCATCATCTTCATGCTGGTGGTTGGACTCATCTCCCTGGTGCTCAACCTGCTGGAGCTGGCGTACCTGCTGTGCCGCT GGGCCCTCATCCCCGCCGTGCCCCACCTACAACGGGCTCTCGTCCAGTGA